From the Musa acuminata AAA Group cultivar baxijiao chromosome BXJ3-7, Cavendish_Baxijiao_AAA, whole genome shotgun sequence genome, one window contains:
- the LOC103990630 gene encoding B3 domain-containing transcription factor NGA1-like, producing the protein MEAFRVYDTSSSSPSVPPSENGQAPAAPLLDREHMFDKVVTPSDVGKLNRLVIPKQYAERFLPLDPSLAVKGLIMSFEDLAGKEWCFRYCYWNSSQSYVMTKGWSRFVREKQLAAGDTVSFLRSAGNAGQDRLFIDLQHRPPLPITQFSLPGRPVGQWSGFIASSFYYRSACPRHVGVEADAGRSDMVSMPLVPGSVPVVFGTAKPKQLRLFGVNLEWPDAEGSSNSQSPPSLQPARWWST; encoded by the coding sequence ATGGAGGCGTTTAGGGTATACGACACCTCCtcgtcttctccctctgttccccCATCGGAGAATGGACAAGCGCCGGCGGCTCCTCTTTTAGATCGCGAGCACATGTTCGACAAGGTGGTGACACCGAGCGATGTCGGGAAGCTGAACCGCCTCGTGATCCCAAAGCAGTACGCGGAGAGGTTCCTCCCCCTCGACCCGTCTCTTGCCGTCAAGGGCCTCATCATGTCCTTTGAGGACCTTGCTGGCAAGGAATGGTGCTTCCGCTATTGCTACTGGAACAGCAGCCAGAGCTACGTCATGACCAAGGGGTGGAGCCGCTTCGTGAGGGAGAAGCAGCTCGCTGCAGGCGACACCGTGTCCTTCCTCCGCAGCGCCGGCAACGCTGGGCAGGACCGCCTCTTCATCGACCTGCAGCACCGCCCTCCGCTTCCCATCACGCAGTTCTCTCTTCCCGGACGACCAGTGGGACAGTGGAGCGGATTCATCGCATCGTCCTTCTACTACCGATCGGCATGTCCGCGACATGTAGGGGTGGAAGCAGATGCAGGTAGGAGTGACATGGTGAGCATGCCGCTGGTCCCAGGCTCAGTTCCGGTGGTCTTCGGCACAGCTAAGCCAAAGCAGCTCAGGCTGTTCGGAGTAAACCTAGAGTGGCCCGACGCGGAGGGCAGCAGCAACTCCCAATCCCCGCCATCATTGCAGCCTGCTCGCTGGTGGAGCACCTGA
- the LOC135643235 gene encoding probable pectate lyase 8, which translates to MAEGSKCGPSLLLLLLLLGLLLVSAISSDSRNGGASRRSLREAKANATSAAAPVEARAVAGTAEAAVDDPEEVASAVQMIISNSTARRSLGYLSCGKGNPIDDCWRCDPDWHLNRKRLADCGIGFGRNALGGRDGQYYVVTDAGDDDPVNPRPGTLRYAVIQDEPLWITFERDMVITLKEELIMNSFKTVDGRGANVHIANGACITIQDITNVIIHGLHIHDCKPTGNAMVRSSPSHYGWRTMADGDGVSIFSSSHIWVDHCSLSNCADGLVDAVVGSTAITISNNYFTHHNEVMLLGHSDSYVRDKSMQVTIAFNHFGEGLIQRMPRCRHGYFHVVNNDYTHWEMYAIGGSANPTINSQGNRYLAPTDPFAKEVTKRVDTDASVWKSWNWRSEGDLLLNGAYFTPSGAGASASYARASSLGAKPSSLVATLTSNAGVLSCRAGAQC; encoded by the exons ATGGCGGAGGGTTCGAAGTGCGGTCCTTCTCTGCTGCTGCTACTGTTGCTTCTCGGCCTCCTACTTGTATCTGCAATTTCCTCCGATTCGAG GAACGGGGGAGCTTCACGGAGGAGCCTGAGGGAGGCCAAGGCGAACGCGACGAGCGCCGCTGCTCCGGTGGAAGCGAG gGCTGTGGCCGGGACGGCAGAAGCCGCAGTCGATGATCCGGAAGAGGTTGCTTCCGCTGTCCAAAT GATCATTAGCAACAGCACGGCTCGTCGATCTCTCGGTTACCTGTCATGCGGCAAGGGCAACCCGATCGACGACTGCTGGCGGTGCGACCCGGACTGGCATCTCAACCGGAAAAGGCTGGCCGACTGTGGGATTGGCTTCGGCCGCAACGCCCTCGGTGGGCGCGACGGGCAGTACTATGTCGTGACGGATGCCGGGGACGACGATCCCGTGAATCCTCGCCCGGGAACGCTTCGGTACGCGGTCATCCAAGACGAGCCCCTGTGGATCACCTTCGAGCGCGACATGGTGATCACGCTCAAGGAGGAGCTCATCATGAACAGCTTCAAGACGGTCGACGGGCGCGGCGCCAACGTCCACATCGCCAACGGCGCCTGCATCACCATCCAGGACATCACCAACGTCATCATCCACGGCCTCCACATCCACGATTGCAAGCCCACCGGGAACGCCATGGTCCGCAGCTCCCCTTCCCACTATGGATGGAGGACCATGGCCGACGGCGACGGCGTTTCCATCTTCAGCTCCAGCCACATCTGGGTCGACCACTGCTCTCTGTCCAACTGCGCCGATGGGCTCGTTGATGCCGTCGTGGGCTCCACTGCCATTACGATCTCCAACAATTACTTCACCCACCACAACGAG GTCATGCTTTTGGGTCACAGTGATTCTTACGTAAGGGATAAATCCATGCAAGTTACGATCGCATTCAACCATTTTGGCGAGGGACTGATTCAGAGAATGCCCAG GTGCAGGCATGGTTACTTCCATGTCGTAAACAATGACTACACACACTGGGAGATGTATGCCATCGGTGGGAGTGCAAATCCAACCATCAACAGCCAGGGCAACCGATACCTCGCCCCGACCGATCCGTTTGCCAAGGAG GTGACGAAGAGGGTGGACACGGATGCGAGCGTGTGGAAGAGCTGGAACTGGAGGTCGGAGGGCGACCTGCTACTAAACGGTGCTTACTTCACCCCCTCCGGTGCAGGCGCTTCAGCCAGCTACGCAAGGGCCTCCAGCCTCGGGGCCAAGCCTTCTTCATTGGTCGCCACATTGACTTCTAATGCTGGCGTCCTTTCCTGCCGAGCCGGGGCTCAATGCTAA
- the LOC103990634 gene encoding zinc finger protein ZAT9-like yields the protein MDRPRCRLCGRRFSNGHALGGHMRSHRNSAARPAMAQQALPSPSASSSSFSVAAEGRPAMGAYGFRKNPKRSFRLVDPEFSSVAAGGSSTVVHDGESDAESSFRRRVSRPRRQVDAVADAKPVRSVSDASTDEDVARCLMLLSRDAWSKSEAEGQRSNGLDETNEDEEEEIYYDQVEEKEPEPPLAARSRRKRTRYQCSTCGKFFRSYQALGGHRASHKRVEVERIPTADTNPPDREPKLFECPYCCRVFSSGQALGGHKRSHLSSAITAPVHRPLPPLSPFVLEGSFIDLNLPATPEEEAEISTLSVATEFASK from the coding sequence ATGGATAGACCAAGATGCAGGCTCTGCGGCCGCCGCTTCTCCAATGGCCACGCACTCGGCGGTCACATGCGCTCCCACAGGAACTCTGCCGCTCGTCCCGCGATGGCTCAGCAGGCACTCCCCTCTCCTTCCGCCTCATCGTCCTCTTTCTCCGTGGCGGCGGAGGGCAGGCCGGCGATGGGCGCGTACGGTTTCCGCAAGAACCCGAAGAGAAGCTTCCGACTTGTCGATCCTGAGTTCTCCTCCGTCGCCGCAGGCGGATCCTCCACCGTCGTTCATGATGGCGAGAGCGACGCGGAGTCGTCCTTCCGACGGCGGGTAAGCCGTCCTCGCCGCCAAGTTGATGCCGTCGCCGACGCCAAACCGGTCCGCTCCGTCTCGGACGCCTCGACTGACGAGGACGTCGCCCGCTGCCTCATGCTGCTCTCCCGCGACGCCTGGTCCAAATCGGAAGCAGAGGGCCAGCGATCCAACGGCTTGGACGAGACCAATgaggacgaagaggaggagaTCTATTACGATCAAGTGGAGGAGAAGGAACCGGAACCGCCGCTCGCCGCCAGATCACGGCGGAAGAGGACCAGGTACCAATGCAGCACGTGCGGGAAGTTCTTCCGGTCGTATCAAGCTCTCGGCGGCCACCGCGCGAGCCACAAGAGGGTCGAGGTGGAACGCATCCCGACCGCCGATACCAACCCTCCTGACCGCGAGCCCAAGCTCTTCGAGTGTCCTTACTGCTGCAGGGTCTTCTCCTCCGGCCAGGCGCTCGGCGGCCACAAAAGATCCCATCTTTCCTCCGCCATCACTGCCCCCGTTCACCGTCCACTACCGCCGCTCTCTCCTTTCGTCCTCGAAGGCAGCTTCATCGACCTCAACCTCCCAGCCACACCCGAAGAAGAGGCAGAGATCTCGACGCTCTCCGTCGCAACGGAATTCGCGTCAAAGTAA
- the LOC135581890 gene encoding WAT1-related protein At3g30340-like — MAKHRASSTDMDVGMGWWGKWKPVLVMLAIVVAYAVMNIMIKKAIDEGTNRLLLITLRQLIAALILSPIAYFRERKTRPPLTADICVHLFFSAALGAALTQYLFLLGLQYTSATFACAFANILPVLTFLMALLFRLETLNLKRTAGIAKAIGAAVCIAGAMLLSLYKGVALTSSPHPSRASEPRPTHLAVDYTSRQCLMATVALFAACLCYSSWFLVQSKVGKKYPALYSGAALVFLISFLQAAALSLAIQRSFSMWILKTKLELITVLYSGIVGSGIGFLAMSWCVEKRGPLFTSAFTPLIQIIVAVIDTSVLHERIYLGSVLGSALVILGLYFLLWGKSKETRNSEVKPAEGNEENKVQLQTV, encoded by the exons ATGGCGAAGCATCGAGCGTCCTCGACGGATATGGACGTGGGAATGGGTTGGTGGGGGAAGTGGAAACCCGTCCTGGTGATGCTGGCCATCGTCGTGGCCTACGCGGTGATGAACATCATGATCAAGAAGGCGATCGACGAGGGCACCAACCGGCTACTGCTCATCACCCTCCGGCAGCTCATCGCGGCTCTGATCCTGTCACCCATCGCCTACTTCCGCGAGAG GAAGACGAGGCCGCCTCTCACCGCCGATATCTGCGTCCATCTCTTCTTCAGCGCAGCACTCGG CGCGGCGCTGACGCAGTACCTCTTCCTCCTCGGCCTGCAGTATACTTCGGCCACCTTCGCGTGCGCCTTCGCCAACATTCTTCCTGTGCTCACCTTCCTGATGGCGTTACTCTTCCG GCTAGAGACGCTGAATCTGAAGCGGACGGCGGGGATCGCGAAGGCGATCGGGGCAGCCGTGTGCATCGCCGGTGCAATGCTGCTATCGCTATACAAAGGCGTGGCTTTGACCAGCTCACCTCACCCATCGAGGGCGTCGGAGCCTCGGCCGACGCACCTCGCCGTCGACTACACCTCGAGACAGTGCTTGATGGCCACGGTTGCGCTGTTCGCCGCCTGTCTTTGCTACTCCTCGTGGTTCCTCGTCCAATCCAAGGTCGGCAAGAAGTACCCTGCGCTGTATTCGGGCGCCGCGCTCGTCTTCCTCATCAGTTTCCTTCAGGCCGCCGCGCTGAGCTTAGCCATTCAACGAAGCTTCTCCATGTGGATTCTGAAGACGAAGCTGGAGTTGATCACTGTGCTGTACTCG GGGATAGTGGGATCAGGGATAGGGTTCTTGGCCATGTCATGGTGCGTGGAGAAAAGAGGACCACTGTTCACCTCTGCATTCACTCCTCTCATACAGATCATCGTGGCCGTCATCGACACCTCCGTCCTCCATGAACGGATCTACCTCGGAAG TGTTCTTGGGTCTGCGCTCGTGATCCTTGGTCTCTACTTCCTCTTGTGGGGCAAAAGCAAAGAAACCCGTAATAGTGAAGTGAAACCTGCGGAGGGCAACGAAGAGAACAAAGTGCAGCTGCAAACAGTGTAG
- the LOC135643227 gene encoding trihelix transcription factor DF1-like → MQSGYGGVSEIQQFMVESCGPSLFSIASANPAAAAAPTDIHHPAVPHPLKYHPLAHPQPPALPPHFSHFHTIPITQQLFQQPAAHQFQLFHPPHQQQQQYLEPMRLIPQHPLGLDQESGPENSASPTRIIPGGGGGGGPSFLAPAMGFKLAMEESSGGGSRDGINDGDAILQGDDGSESRLHHWQRDDESAIKELSWRPLDIDYINRNNKRCTDKKPECSSGHFSKKSKEVAECDHVQAAGGSNYKLFSELEAIYKPGGGSNAGGGANQTGSGSALTGDETPLLHVMVPPGLPAADRVGGTSETSAGEEAPTKKSSKDGARRRRKRRQRQLSSVAAFFESLVKQLMDHQEGLHRKFLEVMERREQERTSREEAWRKQEAAKSSREAAARAQERALASSREAAIVSFLEKITGESLDLPPKPHFPEVDADKEENLQIEQYSDTLNNGDPDSNKVSFNTSRWPKAEVQALIRVRSGLESRFQEPGLKGPLWEEVSATMTTMGYHRSAKRCKEKWENINKYFRKTKESGKKRPHHAKTCPYFQQLDQLYSKSLNSNKPHPSASPPGANAAASNPPGDIKDQPKVNSELLDAIVVPADHQSFRFSDMGPLSFDFNSKGNENKQEPGVSVENNDDEDEDVDQGGGEEEEEGEGESQGEEESLGRRRHQLDQEEEEDLRDSSLFFRRLQA, encoded by the exons atgcagTCGGGATATGGAGGCGTGTCGGAGATCCAGCAATTCATGGTTGAAAGCTGCGGCCCGTCGCTCTTCTCCATCGCCTCGGCAAACCCCGCCGCGGCTGCGGCGCCCACCGACATCCACCACCCCGCGGTCCCTCACCCTCTCAAGTACCATCCCCTCGCTCACCCGCAGCCACCCGCGCTGCCTCCCCACTTCTCCCATTTCCACACCATCCCCATCACCCAGCAGCTCTTCCAGCAACCCGCCGCCCATCAGTTCCAGCTCTTCCACCCCccccaccagcagcagcagcagtacctGGAACCCATGAGGCTGATTCCGCAGCACCCGCTCGGGCTGGACCAGGAGTCGGGCCCCGAGAACTCAGCCTCGCCAACACGCATCAtccccggcggcggcggcggcggagggccgTCGTTTCTGGCGCCGGCGATGGGCTTTAAGCTGGCGATGGAAGAGAGCAGCGGTGGCGGTAGCCGGGACGGAATTAATGATGGTGATGCCATCTTGCAAGGAGACGATGGATCCGAGAGTCGCCTTCACCACTGGCAACGAGATGACGAGTCCGCCATTAAGGAGCTGTCATG GAGGCCACTGGATATAGACTACATCAACAGGAACAACAAGAGGTGCACGGATAAGAAGCCTGAGTGCTCCAGTGGACACTTCTCTAAGAAGAGCAAAGAGGTAGCGGAGTGTGATCATGTGCAGGCCGCCGGCGGCAGCAACTACAAGCTCTTCAGTGAACTCGAGGCCATCTACAAGCCCGGTGGCGGCAGTAATGCCGGTGGCGGAGCCAATCAGACTGGCTCAGGCTCCGCCCTCACTGGCGATGAGACCCCTCTCTTGCACGTCATGGTCCCGCCGGGGCTACCCGCCGCCGATCGTGTCGGTGGGACGTCGGAGACATCAGCGGGGGAGGAGGCACCGACTAAGAAATCGTCTAAAGACGGCGCGCGGCGGAGGAggaagcggcgacagcggcagctgaGCTCCGTGGCTGCCTTCTTTGAGAGCCTGGTGAAGCAGCTCATGGACCACCAGGAGGGCCTCCACAGGAAGTTCTTGGAGGTGATGGAGAGGAGGGAACAGGAGAGGACCAGCCGCGAGGAGGCATGGAGGAAGCAGGAGGCCGCTAAGTCCAGCCGCGAGGCGGCTGCGAGAGCCCAAGAGCGCGCCCTCGCCTCCTCACGCGAGGCCGCCATCGTCTCCTTTCTCGAGAAGATCACCGGCGAGAGCCTCGACCTCCCTCCCAAACCCCACTTCCCCGAGGTCGATGCCGACAAGGAGGAGAACCTCCAAATCGAACAGTACTCGGATACCCTCAACAATGGGGATCCAGATAGCAACAAGGTGTCGTTCAACACGAGTAGATGGCCGAAGGCGGAGGTCCAGGCGTTGATCCGCGTCCGGAGCGGGCTGGAATCGAGGTTCCAGGAGCCGGGACTGAAGGGGCCGCTGTGGGAGGAGGTGAGCGCGACCATGACCACGATGGGCTACCACCGCAGCGCCAAACGCTGCAAGGAGAAGTGGGAGAACATCAACAAGTACTTCAGGAAGACGAAAGAGAGCGGCAAGAAGCGGCCACATCACGCCAAGACCTGCCCTTACTTCCAACAGCTGGACCAGCTTTACTCCAAGTCCCTCAACTCCAACAAGCCTCATCCTTCCGCCTCCCCCCCCGGTGCAAATGCAGCCGCTTCTAATCCACCGGGAGACATTAAGGATCAGCCGAAAGTGAACTCTGAGCTACTCGATGCTATCGTCGTGCCGGCCGACCACCAAAGCTTCCGGTTCTCCGACATGGGTCCTCTAAGCTTTGATTTCAACAGCAAAGGCAACGAGAACAAGCAGGAGCCCGGTGTCAGCGTGGAGAACAATgacgacgaggacgaggacgTCGACCAGGGAGGCggcgaagaggaggaagaaggggaaggGGAGAGCCAAGGCGAAGAAGAAAGCCTCGGCAGACGACGGCATCAGCTCgatcaagaggaggaggaggacctcCGTGATTCGAGCCTCTTTTTCCGACGCCTCCAAGCCTGA
- the LOC103990631 gene encoding protein REVEILLE 6, which yields MVHDNAAGMKEAAVVSYSDRAPVMALPGCAAPSSEDVGKKTRKPYTITKSRESWTEQDHDKFLEALQLFDRDWKKIEAFVGSKTVIQIRSHAQKYFLKVQKNGTNEHVPPPRPKRKAAHPYPQKAAKNVTQIPEVKTLLQTSCLLEPGYASTGETSSILRDSTTITGSSWVQSSVQPVGTCHPIKDDKVNVGVMMANNCCSSSSGSPTTWPACETTDQENQFTSLHVTPDFAQVYGFLGSVFDPNTSGHLQKLKAMDPINIETVLILMRNLHLNLTSPEFEAHRRLLTAYGGGTEEAKSASTGNMYHSTTALNSPLVVQGE from the exons ATGGTGCACGATAACGCCGCCGGCATGAAAGAGGCGGCCGTCGTCTCCTACTCGGACCGCGCCCCTGTGATGGCCCTCCCTGGATGCGCCGCCCCTTCGTCTGAGGACGTCGGAAAGAAGACCCGCAAGCCTTACACGATCACCAAGTCGAGGGAGAGCTGGACCGAGCAGGACCACGACAAGTTCCTCGAGGCCCTGCAGCT TTTTGATCGAGATTGGAAGAAGATAGAAGCATTTGTTGGATCAAAGACAGTCATCCag ATAAGAAGCCATGCTCAGAAGTACTTTCTGAAGGTTCAGAAGAATGGTACAAATGAACATGTGCCACCACCTCGACCCAAGCGAAAAGCAGCTCATCCATATCCCCAGAAAGCTGCAAAAAATG TTACTCAGATTCCTGAAGTCAAAACTCTACTTCAGACTTCCTGCCTACTTGAACCAGGCTATGCTTCCACAGGAGAAACATCATCAATACTTAGAGATTCCACAACTATAACAGGGTCTTCTTGGGTTCAGAGTTCTGTCCAGCCTGTTGGGACATGCCATCCAATAAAAG ATGATAAAGTAAATGTTGGAGTTATGATGGCTAACAATTGTTGTTCTAGCAGCAGTGGGAGTCCTACAACTTGGCCAGCTTGTGAAACAACTGATCAGGAAAATCAATTCACATCTCTTCATG TTACGCCGGACTTCGCTCAGGTGTACGGCTTTCTCGGCAGTGTGTTTGATCCTAATACAAGTGGGCATTTGCAAAAATTAAAGGCAATGGATCCAATCAATATTGAAACA GTATTGATATTGATGAGGAACCTGCATCTCAATTTGACTAGTCCTGAGTTTGAGGCCCAT AGAAGATTACTTACAGCATATGGAGGTGGCACCGAAGAAGCTAAATCAGCTAGTACCGGTAACATGTATCATTCAACCACAGCTCTGAATTCTCCACTCGT GGTTCAAGGTGAATGA
- the LOC135643226 gene encoding ATP-dependent zinc metalloprotease FTSH 2, chloroplastic-like translates to MAASSVCLTTKPRFTKEIFGNHLTYSAGLPSLSVLSRPISVSASLDQKQHEGRRGFLKLLLGNIGLSLPTIVGARKAYADDQGVSSSRMSYSRFLEYLDKDRVKKVDLFENGTIAIVEAVSPELGNRIQRVRVQLPGLSQELLQKLREKNIDFAAHNAQEDSGSLLFNLIGNLAFPLILIGGLFLLSRRSSGGLGGPGGPGFPLAFGQSRAKFQMEPNTGVTFDDVAGVDEAKQDFMEVVEFLKKPERFTAVGARIPKGVLLIGPPGTGKTLLAKAIAGEAGVPFFSISGSEFVEMFVGVGASRVRDLFKKAKENAPCIVFVDEIDAVGRQRGTGIGGGNDEREQTLNQLLTEMDGFEGNTGIIVIAATNRADILDSALLRPGRFDRQVTVDVPDVRGRTEILKVHGSNKKFEADVSLDVIAMRTPGFSGADLANLLNEAAILAGRRGKPAISSKDIDDSIDRIVAGMEGTIMTDGKSKSLVAYHEVGHAICGTLTPGHDPVQKVTLVPRGQARGLTWFIPMDDPTLISKQQLFARIVGGLGGRAAEEVIFGESEVTTGAAGDLQQITGLAKQMVVTFGMSEIGPWSLMDSGAQSGDVIMRMMARNSMSEKLAEDIDAAVKRISDSAYEIALSHIRNNREAIDKIVEVLLEKETMTGDEFRAILSEFVEIPVENRVPAATPAAVSA, encoded by the exons ATGGCAGCTTCATCAGTATGCCTGACTACAAAACCAAGATTTACCAAGGAGATTTTTGGAAATCATCTGACTTATTCAGCAGGCCTTCCTTCACTCTCTGTTTTATCTCGGCCAATCTCTGTTTCTGCCTCTTTGGACCAGAAGCAGcatgaaggaagaagaggattTCTTAAATTGCTCCTTGGAAATATTGGATTAAGCTTGCCCACCATAGTGGGTGCAAGGAAAGCTTACGCTGATGATCAAGGTGTATCATCTTCAAGAATGTCATATTCAAGATTCTTAGAGTATCTAGACAAGGATAGGGTGAAGAAAGTTGACTTGTTTGAGAATGGAACCATAGCTATAGTGGAAGCTGTTTCTCCTGAGCTTGGCAACCGGATCCAGAGAGTCCGTGTGCAACTTCCCGGTCTTAGTCAGGAGCTTCTTCAGAAGTTGAGAgagaagaatattgattttgctgCACATAATGCTCAAGAAGACTCCGGATCTCTTTTGTTCAATTTGATTGGAAACTTGGCTTTCCCCCTTATCCTAATAGGAGGTTTGTTTCTTTTGTCGAGACGGTCATCTGGTGGGCTTGGTGGACCTGGAGGCCCTGGCTTTCCACTTGCCTTCGGTCAATCAAGAGCCAAGTTCCAGATGGAACCTAATACGGGGGTCACTTTTGATGATGTTGCTGGAGTAGATGAAGCAAAACAGGACTTTATGGAAGTAGTTGAGTTCCTGAAAAAGCCCGAGAGATTCACTGCAGTGGGAGCCCGTATTCCTAAAGGTGTCCTTCTAATAGGTCCTCCAGGAACTGGAAAGACTTTGCTTGCCAAGGCAATTGCTGGTGAAGCAGGTGTCCCATTTTTCTCAATTTCAGGATCTGAATTTGTAGAAATGTTTGTTGGTGTCGGTGCTTCACGAGTTCGTGACCTTTTCAAGAAGGCCAAAGAGAATGCTCCTTGTATTGTGTTTGTTGATGAGATCGATGCTGTTGGTAGGCAAAGAGGAACAGGAATTGGAGGAGGAAATGATGAAAGAGAACAGACTCTCAATCAGCTTTTGACTGAAATGGATGGCTTTGAAGGAAATACTGGTATAATTGTCATTGCAGCGACCAACCGCGCAGACATTCTGGATTCTGCTTTACTTCGGCCTGGTCGATTTGACAGACAG GTTACGGTAGATGTTCCAGATGTTCGGGGACGTACAGAAATCCTGAAGGTTCACGGCAGCAATAAAAAATTTGAGGCTGATGTTTCACTTGATGTTATAGCAATGAGAACTCCTGGTTTCAGTGGAGCAGATCTTGCAAATCTTTTGAATGAAGCAGCCATCCTGGCTGGCCGCCGTGGTAAACCGGCAATATCATCGAAAGACATAGATGATTCTATTGACAGGATTGTGGCTGGCATGGAAGGAACCATAATGACAGATGGTAAAAGCAAAAGTCTGGTTGCATATCATGAAGTCGGACATGCAATTTGCGG AACATTAACTCCAGGACATGATCCTGTGCAAAAGGTCACCCTCGTTCCACGTGGCCAGGCACGTGGACTGACATGGTTCATCCCCATGGATGATCCTACTTTGATTTCAAagcaacagctttttgcaagaatTGTTGGTGGTCTTGGAGGAAGAGCGGCTGAGGAGGTTATCTTTGGGGAATCTGAGGTGACCACTGGTGCAGCTGGTGACCTACAGCAGATCACTGGCTTGGCCAAACAG ATGGTGGTGACATTCGGTATGTCTGAGATTGGTCCATGGTCGCTTATGGATTCAGGAGCACAAAGTGGTGATGTTATCATGAGAATGATGGCCAGAAACTCAATGTCCGAGAAACTTGCTGAAGACATCGATGCTGCTGTGAAGCGGATCTCAGACAGCGCATACGAGATTGCACTCAGTCATATTAGGAACAATCGGGAAGCCATTGATAAGATCGTCGAGGTGCTACTAGAGAAGGAAACGATGACCGGCGATGAATTCCGAGCAATTCTTTCCGAGTTTGTGGAGATCCCTGTGGAGAACAGGGTTCCTGCGGCCACACCAGCTGCCGTCTCGGCTTAA